Proteins co-encoded in one Medicago truncatula cultivar Jemalong A17 chromosome 8, MtrunA17r5.0-ANR, whole genome shotgun sequence genomic window:
- the LOC112417131 gene encoding probable receptor-like protein kinase At2g23200, with the protein MGPVERRWILHNQELCSCSLERAYLSLSLPKLELKEKKELSKATDNFSPANKIGEGGFSSVYMGRLKNGKLAAIKVLSAESRQGAKEFLTEISVISEVEHENLMIFSSSLQLEVTVVSTLIGEHDVKYVLTLHAGLPFCTKKSGLPSFIGIQKQAIFSLTKILHRRFRILVFQADIFLAPQLHVASKRFNIHMLQRAWKALNWTQKLSLLTIVIRGITSSSEISTNKLEKASSDDATLQPYEQLSFSYPSLLPPLIHERDTYLAWSLKRSKAVNNCKRVVGVIGKGHMDGVIYALLADTGNLRFRDLAGKNSNDGGSNGWIDVINLMVLYSLGNLSLYPIFYTTN; encoded by the exons ATGG GACCTGTGGAAAGGAGATGGATACTTCATAATCAAGAACTTTGCAGCTGCAGTTTGGAAAGAGCATATCTATCCCTGTCTTTACCGAAGCTCGAattgaaggagaagaaagaacTAAGTAAGGCGACTGATAATTTTAGTCCTGCCAATAAAATTGGAGAGGGTGGTTTTAGTTCTGTTTACATG GGACGACTGAAAAATGGAAAACTTGCTGCTATAAAAGTTCTTTCAGCTGAATCAAGACAAGGGGCGAAAGAGTTCTTGACGGAGATTAGTGTGATCTCTGAAGTAGAGCATGAAAATTTG ATGatcttttcctcttctcttcagTTGGAGGTCACAGTAGTATCTACTTTGATTGGCGAACACGATGTAAAATATGTGTTGACATTGCACGCGGGCTTGCCTTTCTGCACGAAGAAGTCAGGCCTCCCATCATTCATAGGGATACAAAAGCAAGCAATATTCTCCTTGACAAAGATCTTACACCGAAGATTTCGGATTTTGGTCTTTCAA GCGGATATATTTTTAGCACCTCAGTTACATGTTGCATCTAAGAGATTCAACATTCACATG CTTCAGAGAGCATGGAAGGCTTTGAATTGGACTCAGAAGTTGAGTTTATTGACGATAGTTATCCGTGGAATAACATCTTCATCAGAGATTTCTACAAATAAGCTTGAG AAAGCAAGTTCAGATGATGCTACACTTCAGCCTTATGAGCAGCTCAGTTTTTCATATCCATCCTTATTGCCACCTCTTATACATGAACGGGATACT TATCTTGCATGGTCTCTGAAGCGGAGCAAGGCTGTGAATAACTGTAAAAGGGTGGTAGGTGTGATTGGAAAAGGCCACATGGATGGTGTAATATATGCACTGTTAGCCGATACAGGGAATTTGAGATTTCGAGACCTTGCTGggaaaaattcaaatgatgGGGGTTCTAATGGCTGGATTGATGTCATTAATTTAATGGTTCTTTATAGCTTAGGCAATTTGAGTCTCTATCCAATTTTCTATACCACTAATTGA